The following proteins come from a genomic window of Nothobranchius furzeri strain GRZ-AD chromosome 1, NfurGRZ-RIMD1, whole genome shotgun sequence:
- the ppid gene encoding peptidyl-prolyl cis-trans isomerase D encodes MSHPTPLEKPSKPDNPRVFFDVDIDGERAGRIVLELFADVTPKTAENFRALCTGEKGIGKSTGKPLHFKGCPFHRIIKKFMIQGGDFSNHNGTGGESIYGEKFEDENFHYKHDKVGLLSMANAGPNTNGSQFFITTVPTPHLDGKHVVFGQVLKGMGVVKMLESTETTDDTPLKACIIADCGEHKDGDSWGSALSDGTGDAHPDFPEDSDIDFKDVDKVLSVAEDVKNIGNVLFKNQDWKAAVNKYSKALRYLETSGEQLEEEAQHKLEPTALSCLLNTAACKLKMQLWQEALDSCTEALELNQSNAKALFRRAQAWQGLKELNKAMVDLKKAQEIAPEDKAIINEMKKVHQKIQEEKEKEKKIYAKMFA; translated from the exons ATGTCTCACCCGACACCGCTCGAAAAACCCTCCAAACCCGACAACCCTCGCGTCTTCTTCGATGTTGACATTGATGGAGAAAGAG CTGGCCGGATTGTTCTGGAGTTGTTTGCTGATGTCACCCCCAAGACTGCTGAAAACTTCAGAGCGCTGTGCACGGGAGAGAAAGGCATTGGAAAATCGACAGGGAAGCCTCTGCACTTCAAAGGATGCCCTTTTCACAGAA TCATCAAGAAGTTCATGATCCAAGGAGGGGACTTCTCTAACCACAACGGCACGGGGGGCGAGAGCATCTATGGGGAAAAGTTTGAGGATGAAAACTTCCACTACAAG CACGACAAAGTGGGTCTACTAAGCATGGCCAATGCCGGGCCAAACACCAACGGCTCTCAGTTCTTCATCACCACTGTCCCTACGCCACACTTGGATGGGAAACATGTTGTCTTTGGGCAGGTGTTGAAAGGGATGGGAGTTGTAAAAATGCTGGAGTCCACTGAAACAACAGATGATACTCCTTTAAAG GCCTGCATCATAGCTGACTGCGGTGAGCATAAGGACGGGGACAGCTGGGGCAGTGCACTGAGCGATGGAACGGGAGATGCCCACCCAGACTTCCCCGAAGACTCCGACATCGACTTTAAAGAT GTTGACAAAGTTCTGTCTGTTGCTGAAGATGTGAAGAATATTGGAAACGTCCTTTTTAAGAACCAAGACTGGAAAGCTGCAGTCAACAAATATAGCAAAGCCCTCAG GTATCTGGAGACGAGTGGGGAACAACTGGAGGAGGAGGCCCAACACAAGCTGGAGCCCACGGCTCTCAGCTGCCTCCTCAATACGGCTGCTTGTAAGCTGAAGATGCAGCTGTGGCAGGAAGCTCTGGATAGCTGCACTGAG GCTCTTGAGCTGAACCAGTCAAACGCTAAGGCACTTTTCCGGAGGGCCCAGGCCTGGCAAGGGTTGAAGGAACTTAATAAAGCCATG GTTGATCTAAAGAAAGCTCAGGAAATTGCTCCAGAGGATAAAG CCATCATTAACGAAATGAAGAAAGTTCATCAGAAGATCCAAGAAGAGAAGGAGAAAGAAAAGAAGATCTATGCCAAAATGTTTGCTTGA